From a single Hugenholtzia roseola DSM 9546 genomic region:
- the map gene encoding type I methionyl aminopeptidase, protein MSITKESEWLGMQKVSEAVAYTLKEMCQYAQVGMTTKELDDFGKRLLEGFGARSAPKLTYNFPGTTCISVGGEFCHGIPSQHKILKEGDLINIDVSAELGGFWSDNGASFVLGQDINGHQALVEASKAILKKALQNIKAGVRISQVGELIEKEAKKRGYRVIKNLTGHGIGRSLHEAPSEIANFKDRFNFERFKKNSVVAIETFIATTSNYAIPLADGWTMVGDKGGYMAQHEHTIVVTENSPIILTNTNAIFA, encoded by the coding sequence ATGTCTATTACAAAAGAGTCGGAGTGGTTAGGTATGCAAAAAGTCAGCGAGGCGGTGGCTTATACCCTTAAAGAGATGTGCCAATATGCCCAAGTGGGTATGACCACAAAGGAGTTAGACGACTTTGGAAAGCGTCTTTTAGAGGGCTTTGGTGCAAGGTCTGCCCCCAAACTGACCTATAATTTTCCCGGTACTACCTGCATTAGCGTAGGCGGCGAATTTTGCCATGGCATACCTTCACAGCACAAAATTTTGAAAGAAGGCGACCTTATCAATATCGACGTATCGGCGGAATTAGGGGGCTTTTGGTCTGATAATGGGGCTTCTTTTGTTTTGGGTCAGGATATAAATGGACATCAAGCCTTAGTAGAAGCCTCGAAAGCGATTCTGAAAAAAGCCCTGCAAAACATAAAGGCAGGAGTCAGGATTTCGCAAGTGGGCGAACTAATTGAAAAAGAAGCCAAAAAGAGGGGCTATCGCGTCATCAAAAACCTGACAGGGCATGGCATCGGGCGCAGTTTGCATGAAGCACCCTCGGAAATAGCCAACTTCAAAGACCGCTTCAATTTCGAACGCTTCAAAAAAAATTCCGTCGTGGCGATTGAAACCTTTATCGCCACAACTTCCAACTACGCCATTCCCCTTGCCGACGGCTGGACGATGGTAGGCGATAAAGGCGGCTACATGGCACAGCACGAGCATACGATTGTGGTTACAGAAAATAGCCCCATTATCCTGACCAATACCAATGCAATTTTTGCATAG